The following proteins are co-located in the Mobula hypostoma chromosome 4, sMobHyp1.1, whole genome shotgun sequence genome:
- the LOC134345409 gene encoding hepatic and glial cell adhesion molecule-like, with protein MDLSETLNINMFKLASVFHLILVCRGALYARPGTLTNAAAGQTVMFPIEYQSNEDQYDVTFKLTFPQLFKILIWKSNNPDNLHIVHPQYQHRATIKNGSVVLYDIQVSDSGEYQVRTDYYGVELKNHDQSAFTVQVFEPVSQPAAKTSSHGQNAPNITLNCSISNGTAVMIYWEKISLSGVIIETYTNTILVIDCATEDEQHKYRCIAKNPISNASSSEISINSCNTRNLNDKRNYLTILIPLVMIAILLLAFAKYFMIRCPNDPS; from the exons ATGGATCTCTCAGAGACATTAAACATCAACATGTTCAAACTTGCCTCAG tcttccatttAATTTTGGTGTGCAGAGGGGCTCTGTATGCCAGACCTGGCACTCTCACTAATGCTGCTGCAGGACAAACCGTGATGTTCCCCATAGAGTACCAAAGCAATGAAGATCAGTACGATGTTACCTTTAAATTAACATTTCCACAActctttaaaattttaatatggaAATCCAATAATCCAGACAATCTGCATATTGTACATCCACAATATCAACACAGAGCTACAATCAAAAATGGATCGGTGGTGTTATATGATATACAAGTCAGCGACAGTGGAGAGTATCAAGTACGAACCGACTACTATGGGGTAGAACTGAAAAACCATGATCAAAGTGCTTTCACGGTTCAAGTCTTTG AACCAGTTTCTCAACCTGCAGCAAAGACTTCAAGCCATGGTCAGAATGCACCAAATATCACTTTGAATTGCTCCATCTCCAATGGAACGGCAGTCATGATTTACTGGGAAAAAATATCCTTATCTGGAGTCATCATCGAGACGTATACAAACACAATTCTTGTGATAGACTGTGCTACTGAAGACGAACAGCATAAGTACAGGTGCATTGCAAAAAATCCCATCAGTAATGCATCCAGCAGTGAGATATCGATCAACTCGTGTAACACCAGAAATCTGAACG ATAAAAGGAATTACCTTACGATCCTGATTCCTTTGGTGATGATAGCAATTTTGTTGCTTGCTTTTGCAAAATACTTCATGATTCG ATGTCCGAATGACCCGTCCTAA